The Cyanobacteriota bacterium genomic sequence AGGTGGCATATCTGGCCCGGTGAGGATGACATCCACGTGGCGAGGCCGATCGCTTAGAAACAGCAAGACTTCTTCTTCGGCAATGAACCCAAAGTTGATGGCTAGGCTCAATTCATCAAGCACCACTAAGTCATACCTACCCTGAGATACCACAGTACGAGTATAGTTCCAAAGGTTTCTCAGAGATTGAACTTCAGCCTCTTCTAACTGGGGGGTGTCAATGCACCGGGGCAAATCAGCTCGGATCCAGTCTAGATGTTGCCCCAAGCGAATGGGATGGTCGTGCCCTTGGTTGATGCCACCTTTAAGAAATTGCACAACCAGCACCGGAGTGCCATGACCTGCAATAGTCAAAGCCTGTGCCATGACACTAGTGAAAAAGCTGCGGTGTGCAGCCGTAAACACTTGCACCAAGCCGTCAACCGCATAGGGCGATCGTTCGCCTGATGGCAACGTCAGTGATTCTACCGATGAAACCATAAGTGTGGAGCTAGGAGAAAGATAGTCTGAAGCATTGTAAGCCAGATTTCAACTCTTGACCTCATTAATTGCAATATGTAGGGGGATTTATGTGAATTTACTAGACCAGCACACTAAATCTGCCAAGGACACAGGAATCCAGTTTGTCTGTCGTTAGACCATAAACACTAGATTTTTGCCGCCCAATGCTATTCAAACCGCCAGTTACTAGCTGACCACTGTTGCAGATTGTAGGTACCACCACTGTAGACCAATAACCTTGGCGGGCGGCCATCTCCTAGGTCTGCGATCGTCACTAGCATTTGGTTTGCCTCAGTGGTCAGCTCACTGTACATCAATGCCCCTGTATCTGCGAAGATTAGAGTGCGTGAGCCTGCAAATACACTCCTGTTGGAGAGTGAACTGCGGTTTTTTGTTGCTGTGCGGGCAATAGCTTCGCCGTCCAATTTCAAAATCAATTCAGGTTTTTGGTTACCCGTGAGGTCTAACGTCTCTAGCTGCCAAGCTCCCAAATCTGTCCGACTTAGGACTTCCGCTAATGTCGGAGGTGAACTGGGTAAGAGTAGACCTGCCTGTTGCAAGTTACTCCATAGGCTTTGCATGAGTCGAGTTGCTTGAGGAGCATTTTGTTGGCCAAGGGTGGCTAGGCTGATAGTGCTAGGTTGTAGCCTCACGATCGCTTGGTGACTAAGGGCTAAGATTGGCAATGAGCTATCCAAACTCGCTATCTCTCCTGCTGCCAAAAGACGCACTT encodes the following:
- a CDS encoding P-loop NTPase family protein; this translates as MVSSVESLTLPSGERSPYAVDGLVQVFTAAHRSFFTSVMAQALTIAGHGTPVLVVQFLKGGINQGHDHPIRLGQHLDWIRADLPRCIDTPQLEEAEVQSLRNLWNYTRTVVSQGRYDLVVLDELSLAINFGFIAEEEVLLFLSDRPRHVDVILTGPDMPPALLEAADQITELRRSHQP